AACTGGCAGAAGCCGAATCAAATATGCTTCAGTCGAAATACGAATATGTATTCAGGTTGAAGGTGCTTGATTTTTATATGGGAAAACCGATTGTACTTAATTAAAAAAATTAGTAAGAATATGAAGAACAGAAAAAAATTATTCACATATCTGTTAGTTGCACTGGTAGTGTTAATAGCTTTTGTAATTATTGGTAAAAAGGCCGGATGGCTTGGTAAAAGCACCGAAATAAAAGTGAGTACAGAGCTGGTTACAAAACGAACTATTGTTGAAACCGTTTCGGCTAATGGAAAAATTCAACCCGAAGTGGAAGTAAAACTTAGTCCTGATGTTTCAGGCGAAATTGTTGAGCTTAACGTAAAAGAAGGCGACCAGGTTAAAAAAGGTGATCTGCTTGCTAAAATTAACCCCGACTACTATCTTTCAAACCTGGATAGAATGACTGCCGCAGTGAATACTTCCAAGGCTAATCTCGCTAATTCCAAGTCAACACTGTCCACAACAGAAGCAGAATTTGTAAATGCAAAAGCTACATATGAAAGAAATAAGACATTATACGAATCGGGAGTAATTTCAGCATCAGAGTGGGATGCGGCAAAATCCACTTTTGCTGTAGCCGAATCATCTGTTGAAGGCTCAAAGGAAAGTGTAAAAGCAGCAGAATATAATGTTATCAGTGCACAGGCATCGCTCAAAGAAGCAAAAGATAATCTTACAAAAACATCGGTATATGCACCGGTAAGCGGAACCATTTCTAAATTAAGTGTGGAGAAAGGCGAAAGAGTTGTGGGTACATCACAGTTTTCGGGAACCGAAATCATGCGTATTGCCAACCTGAGTGAAATGGAAGTAAATGTAAGTGTAAATGAAAATGATATTGTACGTGTTAAAATTGGCGATACTGCAAGTGTTGAAGTAGATGCTTACCTCGATCGCAAATTTAAAGGAATAGTAACAGAAATAGCCAACTCGGCAAATAATGTTACTTCTACTACTTCAAGCACCACTATTGATCAGGTTACCAATTTTGATGTGAAGATACGTATACTTCGTTCTTCTTATACCGACCTGCTTTCAAAAACAGATACAGCATATTCACCTTTCCGCCCGGGAATGTCAGCAACAGTTGATATTCAAACCGAAACAGTGATTGATGTTTTGTCGGTTCCTATCCAGGCCGTTACTACACGTGAAGATTCTACATCGAAAGATTCATTATCGCTTGCCAGGAAAAAAGATAAATCAAAAACTGCATCTGAAGGGGACGATTTCGAAACCGTTACTAAAAAACAAACACTAAAAGAAAAAGGTGAAGAAACATCGGAATATGTTTTTGTTTATTCTGAAGGAACGGTGAAAAAAATAAAAGTTAAAACAGGCATTCAGGACAATACATATATCCAGATACTGGAAGGATTAACCGAAAAACAGGAAGTTATTACTGCTCCGTATAAAGCAATCTCCAAGCTGCTTAAAGATGGCGATAAGGTTAAGAAAGTTGATAAAGATGCTCTTTTCACGGAAGACAAATAATTTTCAGATTGATCATGTCCTGCATTTTATTACTTGAAACAGCAACTAAAGTCTGTTCTGTTGCTTTGTCCGAAAACGAAAAATTACTTTCTGTAAAAGAATCGCATTCTGCAAATTCTCATTCTTCCGTAATTACATCATTTATTTCAGAAGTTATAAATTCATCAGGAAAAAAAAATAGCGATATCGATGCCGTTTGTGTAAGCATGGGGCCCGGTTCCTATACCGGTTTGCGGATAGGAGTATCGACAGCTAAAGGATTGTGTTATGCCTGGAACAAGCCACTGATTGCAATAAATACGCTGCAATCGATGGCAATGCATTTTATTCTAAAAAATAAAGCTGACGATAACGTATTGCTTTGTCCGATGATTGATGCACGACGCATGGAAGTTTATAATGCAATATTTGATGCACAAGGAAATTTTATTCGCGATACATCTGCTGAGATCATTTCAGAAAATTCATTTTCGGAATTGCTTTTAAAAAATAGAATCATTTTTTTCGGAGATGGGGCAGAGAAATGTAAGGAAATACTTACCAAACATAGTAATGCCAGTATTGTTGATGATCTTAATAATTCTGCAAGC
This sequence is a window from Bacteroidales bacterium. Protein-coding genes within it:
- a CDS encoding efflux RND transporter periplasmic adaptor subunit, with the translated sequence MKNRKKLFTYLLVALVVLIAFVIIGKKAGWLGKSTEIKVSTELVTKRTIVETVSANGKIQPEVEVKLSPDVSGEIVELNVKEGDQVKKGDLLAKINPDYYLSNLDRMTAAVNTSKANLANSKSTLSTTEAEFVNAKATYERNKTLYESGVISASEWDAAKSTFAVAESSVEGSKESVKAAEYNVISAQASLKEAKDNLTKTSVYAPVSGTISKLSVEKGERVVGTSQFSGTEIMRIANLSEMEVNVSVNENDIVRVKIGDTASVEVDAYLDRKFKGIVTEIANSANNVTSTTSSTTIDQVTNFDVKIRILRSSYTDLLSKTDTAYSPFRPGMSATVDIQTETVIDVLSVPIQAVTTREDSTSKDSLSLARKKDKSKTASEGDDFETVTKKQTLKEKGEETSEYVFVYSEGTVKKIKVKTGIQDNTYIQILEGLTEKQEVITAPYKAISKLLKDGDKVKKVDKDALFTEDK
- the tsaB gene encoding tRNA (adenosine(37)-N6)-threonylcarbamoyltransferase complex dimerization subunit type 1 TsaB; this translates as MSCILLLETATKVCSVALSENEKLLSVKESHSANSHSSVITSFISEVINSSGKKNSDIDAVCVSMGPGSYTGLRIGVSTAKGLCYAWNKPLIAINTLQSMAMHFILKNKADDNVLLCPMIDARRMEVYNAIFDAQGNFIRDTSAEIISENSFSELLLKNRIIFFGDGAEKCKEILTKHSNASIVDDLNNSASGMIALASFKFERNQFEDTAYFEPFYLKDFLATKPKKMI